One part of the Microbacterium aurugineum genome encodes these proteins:
- a CDS encoding aspartate kinase yields the protein MALIVQKYGGSSVADAESIKRVAKRIVDTRRAGHDVVVAVSAMGDTTDELLELADEVAPIPAPRELDMLLSSGERISMALLAMAIHSMGFEARSFTGSQAGMITDSQHGAARIVDVTPIRLREALDEGAIVIVAGFQGFNRDTRDITTLGRGGSDTTAVALAAALDADVCEIYSDVDGIFTADPRVIPKAQKLDHVSSEEMLELAANGAKVLYIRAVEYARRHGVLIHARSTFSSAEGTYVLGEGMKNPREAEGAVMEEPIVAGVATDFSQAKITVAGVPDVPGKAAEIFKIVAKSGANVDMIVQNVSATGRTDISFTVPKADAAAALKALAGDQTEVGFQNLIHDDQIGKLSVVGAGMRTHSGVSATLFEALSAGGINIEMISTSEIRISVVLRDTDLTEAARTVHTAYGLDGDAEATVHAGTGR from the coding sequence GTGGCCCTCATCGTGCAGAAGTACGGCGGCTCGTCCGTCGCCGACGCAGAGAGCATCAAGCGCGTCGCCAAGCGCATCGTCGACACGCGTCGTGCCGGTCATGACGTGGTCGTGGCGGTCAGCGCCATGGGTGACACGACCGATGAGCTGTTGGAGCTCGCGGACGAGGTCGCCCCGATCCCCGCACCGCGTGAGCTCGACATGCTGCTCTCCAGCGGAGAACGCATCTCGATGGCGCTGCTGGCCATGGCGATCCACTCGATGGGATTCGAGGCGCGGTCATTCACCGGCAGCCAGGCGGGCATGATCACGGATTCCCAGCACGGTGCCGCACGCATCGTCGACGTGACGCCGATTCGTCTGCGCGAAGCCCTCGATGAGGGGGCGATCGTGATCGTCGCCGGGTTCCAGGGCTTCAACCGCGACACCAGGGACATCACGACGCTCGGCCGTGGAGGATCCGACACCACGGCCGTCGCTCTCGCCGCCGCGCTCGATGCCGACGTGTGCGAGATCTACAGTGACGTGGACGGCATCTTCACTGCGGACCCGCGCGTCATCCCGAAGGCGCAGAAGCTCGATCACGTCTCCAGCGAGGAGATGCTCGAGCTGGCCGCCAACGGCGCCAAGGTGCTGTACATCCGCGCCGTCGAGTACGCACGCCGTCACGGCGTCCTCATTCATGCTCGGTCGACCTTCTCGTCGGCCGAGGGCACATACGTTCTGGGCGAGGGCATGAAGAACCCGCGCGAAGCCGAGGGAGCAGTCATGGAAGAACCGATCGTCGCCGGTGTCGCCACCGACTTCAGCCAGGCCAAGATCACGGTCGCGGGCGTGCCCGACGTGCCGGGCAAGGCCGCGGAGATCTTCAAGATCGTCGCGAAGTCGGGCGCGAACGTCGACATGATCGTGCAGAACGTCTCTGCGACCGGACGCACCGACATCTCCTTCACGGTTCCCAAGGCGGATGCGGCGGCTGCGCTCAAGGCGCTCGCCGGCGATCAGACCGAAGTCGGGTTCCAGAACCTGATCCACGACGATCAGATCGGCAAGCTCTCGGTCGTCGGCGCGGGAATGCGCACGCACTCGGGGGTCTCGGCGACCCTCTTCGAGGCGCTGTCGGCCGGCGGCATCAACATCGAGATGATCTCCACCTCGGAGATCCGCATCTCGGTGGTGCTGCGCGACACCGACCTGACCGAGGCAGCGCGGACGGTGCACACCGCCTACGGACTCGACGGCGACGCCGAAGCCACGGTCCACGCCGGCACCGGCCGCTGA
- a CDS encoding aspartate-semialdehyde dehydrogenase produces MTRISESGLSVAIVGATGQVGTVMREILAERSFPIRDLRLFSSARSAGTAIEFGGATVIVEDVETADASGIDIALFSAGATASRAYAPRFAAAGAVVVDNSSAWRMDPEVPLVVSEVNPHAIDDRPKGIIANPNCTTMAAMPVLKALDAEAGLERLIVSTYQAVSGSGLAGAQELLGQVEGVLAQGDTLRLVHDGSSVDFPEPEKYIAPIAFDVIPFAGNLVEDGDNETDEEKKLRNESRKILELPDLRVAGTCVRVPVFTGHSLSINVEFARAISPERARQVLSAAPGVVLDEVPTPLQAAGKDPSFVGRIRADQSAPEGKGLVLFLSNDNLRKGAALNAVQIAEVLAERLAVVR; encoded by the coding sequence ATGACCCGCATCTCCGAATCAGGACTCTCCGTCGCCATCGTCGGCGCCACCGGCCAGGTGGGCACCGTGATGCGCGAGATTCTCGCCGAGCGGTCGTTCCCGATCCGCGACCTGCGGCTGTTCTCATCCGCACGCTCCGCGGGCACGGCCATCGAGTTCGGCGGCGCGACCGTCATCGTCGAAGACGTCGAGACGGCGGATGCCTCGGGCATCGACATCGCCCTGTTCTCGGCAGGAGCCACCGCGAGCCGTGCCTATGCGCCGCGTTTCGCCGCCGCCGGCGCCGTGGTCGTCGACAACTCCAGCGCCTGGCGGATGGACCCCGAGGTTCCCCTCGTGGTCAGCGAGGTCAACCCGCACGCGATCGACGATCGCCCCAAGGGCATCATCGCGAACCCGAACTGCACCACCATGGCGGCCATGCCGGTGCTGAAGGCCCTCGACGCCGAGGCCGGCCTCGAGCGGCTCATCGTGTCGACCTACCAGGCGGTCTCCGGCTCCGGACTCGCCGGCGCCCAGGAGCTCCTCGGCCAGGTCGAGGGAGTGCTCGCGCAGGGCGACACCCTCCGCCTCGTGCACGACGGTTCGTCCGTCGATTTCCCGGAGCCCGAGAAGTACATCGCTCCGATCGCCTTCGACGTGATCCCGTTCGCCGGCAATCTGGTCGAAGACGGGGACAACGAGACGGACGAGGAGAAGAAGCTCCGCAACGAGAGCCGCAAGATCCTCGAACTCCCCGATCTCCGGGTCGCGGGCACCTGCGTGCGTGTCCCGGTCTTCACCGGTCACTCCCTCTCGATCAACGTCGAGTTCGCCCGTGCCATCTCGCCTGAGCGTGCGCGCCAGGTCTTGAGCGCGGCTCCCGGCGTGGTCCTCGACGAGGTCCCCACGCCGCTGCAGGCTGCCGGCAAGGACCCCAGCTTCGTCGGTCGCATCCGGGCCGATCAGTCCGCGCCGGAGGGCAAGGGGCTCGTGCTGTTCCTCAGCAACGACAACCTCCGCAAGGGAGCCGCACTGAATGCGGTGCAGATCGCCGAGGTCCTCGCGGAGCGTCTCGCCGTCGTACGCTGA
- a CDS encoding malate:quinone oxidoreductase, with protein sequence MTENVDVVLIGGGIMSATLGTLLHELQPEWKIVAFERLSDVAQESSNPWNNAGTGHAALCELNYMPQQGDAPLDPAKAVSINEQFQQSRQFWSSLVDRGVLDAPSTFINATPHMTFVRGEKDVAYLKARYEVLKEQPLFAGIEYSEDSRVINTWAPLLMQQRRKGEPFAATRVPAGTDVDFGALAHQLFDHLTESGVTLRTNHEVRSLKKQKDGTWLVKYRNSIGHTPNEVKARFVFVGAGGWALKLLQNSGIPEIKGYGVFPIGGQFLKTTNPKIVAQHKAKVYSQASVGAPPMSVPHLDTRVVDGESSLMFGPFATFSPKFLKNGSMLDIVSQVRAHNLLPMLQVAVKNPDLITYLVGELLKNHTKKVDSLRTFMPTAKDEDWTLIDAGQRAQVMKKDPEKGGILQFGTEVVSSADGSIAGLLGASPGASTAVPIMLGLLKTCFPSEYPAWEPELRALIPTFGQKLNTDAALAEESTEATAATLGINA encoded by the coding sequence GTGACTGAAAACGTCGATGTCGTCCTGATCGGCGGTGGCATCATGAGCGCCACCCTGGGTACTCTGCTGCACGAACTGCAGCCGGAGTGGAAGATCGTCGCCTTCGAGCGACTCTCCGATGTGGCCCAGGAGAGCTCGAACCCGTGGAACAACGCCGGCACGGGTCACGCCGCCCTGTGTGAGCTGAACTACATGCCGCAGCAGGGGGATGCCCCGCTGGACCCCGCCAAGGCGGTGTCGATCAACGAGCAGTTCCAGCAGAGTCGCCAGTTCTGGTCGTCGCTCGTGGACCGTGGTGTGCTCGATGCGCCGTCGACGTTCATCAACGCGACTCCGCACATGACGTTCGTCCGCGGTGAGAAGGACGTCGCCTACCTCAAGGCACGCTACGAGGTGCTCAAGGAGCAGCCGCTGTTCGCGGGCATCGAGTACAGCGAGGACTCGCGCGTCATCAACACCTGGGCGCCTCTGCTGATGCAGCAGCGCCGCAAGGGCGAGCCGTTCGCCGCGACCCGCGTTCCCGCAGGAACCGACGTCGACTTCGGCGCGCTCGCCCACCAGCTCTTCGACCACCTCACCGAGTCGGGCGTGACGCTGCGCACCAACCACGAGGTGCGCAGCCTGAAGAAGCAGAAGGACGGGACCTGGCTGGTCAAGTACCGCAACAGCATCGGCCACACGCCGAACGAGGTCAAGGCGCGCTTCGTGTTCGTCGGCGCCGGTGGCTGGGCCCTCAAGCTCCTGCAGAACTCCGGGATCCCCGAGATCAAGGGATACGGTGTCTTCCCGATCGGCGGACAGTTCCTCAAGACCACGAACCCGAAGATCGTGGCGCAGCACAAGGCGAAGGTGTATTCGCAGGCCTCGGTCGGTGCGCCGCCGATGTCGGTCCCGCACCTCGACACCCGCGTCGTCGATGGGGAGTCCTCGCTCATGTTCGGGCCGTTCGCGACGTTCAGTCCGAAGTTCCTGAAGAACGGATCGATGCTCGACATCGTGTCGCAGGTGCGGGCGCACAACCTGCTCCCGATGCTGCAGGTGGCGGTGAAGAACCCCGACCTCATCACCTACCTGGTGGGCGAGCTGCTGAAGAACCACACCAAGAAGGTCGACAGTCTGCGGACCTTCATGCCGACGGCGAAGGATGAGGACTGGACCCTCATCGACGCCGGTCAGCGTGCGCAGGTGATGAAGAAGGACCCGGAGAAGGGCGGCATCCTGCAGTTCGGCACGGAAGTGGTCTCGTCTGCGGATGGCTCGATCGCCGGGCTCCTCGGTGCCTCGCCCGGCGCGTCCACGGCGGTCCCGATCATGCTGGGTCTGTTGAAGACCTGCTTCCCGTCGGAGTACCCCGCCTGGGAGCCCGAGCTTCGCGCCCTGATCCCCACGTTCGGCCAGAAGCTGAACACGGATGCGGCGCTCGCGGAGGAATCCACGGAGGCGACCGCCGCCACCCTCGGCATCAACGCCTGA
- a CDS encoding thymidine kinase — translation MAKLYFRYGAMNSGKSTALLQAAYNYEERGQHVLLAKPEIDTKGAAEIESRLGVTRQVDFLVGQADDARELFTQHRDRLRRSTDEELLPGGPVDVACLLVDEAQFLTPSQVDDLFRIAVEDGVPVMAYGIRNDFLTHAFPGSARLLAIAHSLEELKTICRCGRKAVFNGRVVGGRFVFDGDQVAIDEGAVGTASPELTTYESLCGTCYLDESGGRLG, via the coding sequence GTGGCGAAGCTCTACTTCCGCTACGGCGCGATGAACTCCGGCAAGTCGACCGCCCTGCTCCAAGCCGCGTACAACTACGAGGAGCGCGGACAGCACGTGCTGCTCGCGAAGCCGGAGATCGACACCAAGGGTGCGGCCGAGATCGAGAGTCGGCTCGGCGTCACCCGTCAGGTCGACTTCCTCGTCGGGCAGGCCGACGACGCCCGCGAGCTGTTCACCCAGCATCGTGACCGCCTCCGTCGTTCCACGGATGAAGAACTGCTCCCCGGCGGGCCCGTGGATGTGGCATGCCTCCTCGTCGACGAGGCACAGTTCCTCACTCCGTCGCAGGTCGACGATCTCTTCCGGATCGCTGTGGAGGACGGGGTGCCGGTGATGGCATACGGCATCCGGAACGACTTCCTCACGCACGCTTTCCCCGGATCCGCGCGGCTGCTCGCGATCGCGCACTCGCTCGAGGAGCTCAAGACCATCTGCCGGTGCGGGCGGAAGGCCGTGTTCAACGGCCGGGTGGTCGGCGGGCGCTTCGTCTTCGACGGCGATCAGGTCGCGATCGACGAGGGCGCGGTCGGAACGGCTTCCCCCGAGCTGACGACCTACGAGTCGCTGTGCGGGACGTGCTACCTCGACGAATCGGGTGGGCGCCTGGGCTGA
- a CDS encoding FadR/GntR family transcriptional regulator codes for MGEQPARAWQLVLEHIERDLLDARLGPGDRLPSERDLASELGVGRSSVREAFRVLEVMGLIRTATGSGPQSGAIVIATPTGGMSALLRLQVAAQGFPLDDVVRTRLVLEDAVVTALAASADRDTTRAHQLLEAMDATGLAAAEFLALDAQLHLSLAEASGNTVIAAMMAGLRSSIESYVQAGVAAIPDWEAMAERLRTEHRALVAAIDEGDGDAARALVHSHITGYYTSAGLTRDLHPLN; via the coding sequence ATGGGTGAACAGCCGGCGCGCGCCTGGCAGCTCGTGCTCGAACACATCGAGCGCGACCTCCTCGACGCTCGTCTGGGCCCGGGGGACAGGCTCCCTTCGGAGCGTGACCTCGCGAGCGAGCTCGGTGTCGGGCGCTCCAGCGTCCGTGAGGCGTTCCGTGTGCTCGAGGTGATGGGTCTCATCCGCACCGCGACAGGTTCGGGTCCGCAGTCCGGCGCCATCGTCATCGCGACCCCGACCGGAGGGATGTCCGCGCTCCTCCGGCTGCAGGTCGCCGCGCAGGGCTTCCCGTTGGACGACGTGGTGCGCACGCGCCTGGTCCTCGAAGACGCGGTGGTGACGGCTCTCGCCGCATCCGCAGATCGCGACACGACACGCGCGCACCAGCTGCTCGAGGCGATGGACGCGACAGGCCTTGCTGCCGCGGAGTTCCTCGCCCTCGACGCCCAATTGCATCTCTCCCTCGCTGAAGCCAGCGGCAACACGGTCATCGCCGCGATGATGGCGGGCCTGCGTTCATCCATCGAGTCCTACGTGCAGGCGGGCGTCGCCGCGATCCCCGACTGGGAAGCGATGGCGGAGCGGCTGCGCACCGAACACCGGGCCCTGGTCGCCGCGATCGACGAGGGTGATGGCGATGCCGCTCGCGCTCTCGTCCATTCGCACATCACCGGCTACTACACGTCCGCGGGGCTGACCCGCGACCTCCATCCCCTGAACTGA